Within Saccharomonospora cyanea NA-134, the genomic segment GCCTTCGCCGATCCCCAGCACGGCGGCGCGCTCACGCACGAGGTTCGAAAGGTCGTCGATGGTCGTGCCGAGCAGCGCGGGGGTGTCGCCGTCGACGGGGAGCACGGGGGAGAAGTCGTCACCGCAGGTGCGCGCCTCCGTCAGGTAGTCGAACGCGCCGTCGGGTGCCGCCGTGGTGAGGCCCCGGCCGAGGGGGTCCAGCGCCACGACCGCCGTCGAACGGGCCGCGCTGCCGTCGGCGTCGGGGCCGACGAAGGCGACCACGGCCTCGGCCGGGTCCGCCACCACGTGGGCGCCGCACCACCACGCGCCGAGCAGCACGCCCGCGGTCTGCCAGTGGGCCGGCAGGTCGACGGCGACCTCGTCGCCGGGCTCGACGTCGAACTCCTCCACGAGCCAGTTGGCGGTCTTGGCCGCCCAGTTGGCCAGCGTGGCGACCGAGAGTTCGATCCGGCTGCCGTCGGCGTCGTCGTAGTGGGTGATGACGGGCCGACCCGCCGACGCCGACAACAAGGGCCGCAGGAGGTGCTCGGTGAGGCTCATACGCCCAAACTAACGCCCCGCGCGACCCGGCCCGCACCGTGCCCGCAGCCTGTGCACGCGTGTCCGCAGTTCAGGTACACCGTGGCGGCGGTGCGGGACGACACGTGCGCGAGGACCGCGGACACGGCGGTCAGTTCACACACGGCACGCTGTCGGTCGTGATCTCCTCGTCCCCGGCCTGGAGGGCCTGCGGAGCGGAACCGCCGCCGGACGGCTCCTTCGCCGGTGGCTCGTCCTCCGACACGGCACCGGCCACGAACCTCCGCACCTCCTCCACGTCGACCTGCACGATGCTCTGCTCGCCGTCGGGGCTCCACGCGGCGATGTCGACGACGGGGATCGTCACGAACGAGAAATCACCCGAGGCGATGCCGCGCGTCTGCTGCGCGAACTTCAACAGGTCCAGATCGGAGTCGAGCACCAGGGATTTCCGCAGCGTGTCGGCGAGTTTCTCCATCCGGTCGGTGTCGGTGAGCGTGCCCGCCGACAGCACCTTGTTGAGCGCCGAAGCGAGGAACGCCTGCTGTCGCTGGATGCGGTCCAGGTCGCCGCGGGGCAGGTTCTTGCGCTGCCGCACGAACGCCAGGGCCTCCCCGCCGGACACGGTCTGCACGCCCGCCGCGAAGTCGGCACCGGAGTCGGGGTCGGACGTGGCGTTGTTGAGGCACACCTTCACGCCGCCGAGTGTCTCGGTGAGCAGGTAGAAGCCCAGCAGGTTCACCTCGGCGTAGTGGTCGATGCGGACCTGGGTGAACTTCTGCACCGTGCGTACCAGCGCTGTACGTCCCGCCTGGTCGGATTCACGTTCCAGTTCGGAGCGGTCGGTGACGCCCTCGGCGCGCAACCCGCCCTCGGCCTTGTACTTGGCCTGCCCGTACACCGAGTTGATCTTCGCGGATTCGCCGCCCGGCACCGTCACCCAGGTGTCGCGCGGGATGGAGATGCCCGTCGGTGAGGAGCCGTCGTGCGGAATGCGGAGGATGATCAGCGTGTCGGTGCTGATCCCCGGATTGCTCTCGGTACGCAACTGCCTGAGCACGTGCGCCGGGAGGGGATTGCCCTCCATGTCGGTGCGGGAGTCCGTGCCCACGAGGAGGATGTCGGTGGCCCCGTCGTCCTCGGGGGGCGGTGGTTCGTCGTCCGGGGCGTCGGCGTTCACGCGTAGCGCGTCGGTGGTGGTGACGTTGTCCTGAAGCGCGTCGAGCGTCGAGTAGGCGTAGCCCGTCACGCCCAGAGCGACCACCGACAGCAGAGCGACGGCGGAGCGCACGGCGGCCCTGACGGCCCTGCGCCCCCGCCGCCGAGACGCTACTTCCCGCGCCGTCTCGGCACCGCTGTGGACGCGCTCGGACGGCTCCACGGCCGTGTCCGCCTCGTCGTCTCCGCGGGTGTCCGGTTCGTGCCCTTCGCCGGTCGGCTCGTCGGCGCTGTCCGGCTCGTCCTCCCGATGCCCGGAAGCCCCCTCGACCGCGTCCGCGTCGTCGGCGGGACGCGCTTCACCCTCGTCCACGGTGGCTCCCCTCCACCCGCGTGCCGGTTACCAGCGAGTCAGCTTAGTGGATGCAGGGCACGCCACCTGCCGTGATCGGCTCGTCCTCGGCCGTCTCGATCGACTCGGCATCGGTCTGCTGCCGAGCGGGGGCGTTGGTCAGCAACCGCTCCACCTGGCTGGAATCCGCCATGACCTGGTTCGTGGACTCGGGCAGGGTGAAGTCGGTGCCGAGGTGCACCGCGAGTGTGCCCGCGGGCAACTGCGGGTCGAGGACGACGGCGAGGTTCCCGCCGAGTGCCTGGCGCAGGAGCTCGCCGCCCGCCTGCTCGCCCTGGGCGTGGTAGATCACCGTGGAGCTCAGCGGGTCCATCGACGCGTAGCTGTCCCCGCCGAAGCCCTGCCCGGCCAGCAGCGACCGGGTGGCGTCGCCCACGGCGGGATCGCCCGTGCCGTTGTAGATGTCGACGGCGTAGGCCTCGGCGCCCGGCACCTTCTCCGGCGCGTCCATGCGCGGGTCGCCCTCGGGCTCCTGCGGGATGAGTTCGTCGACGAACGCCTGAACCTGCGCCGGGTCGACCTCCAGGACGGCGGCGCCGTTGATCCTGGCGTCGCCCACGATGGGGATCGTGCGGAACTCGATGTTGCCGCCGGTCAGTCCGCGCATCTGGTTGGCGAACTCCAGCAGGTCCCAGTCCTCGGAGAGGACGACCGACTTCTGTACGGCCTCGATGACGTCCGCGAGACGCGTCGGACTCAACAGGATGTCGCTGGAGAGCATCTTGCGGGCCAGCCCGGACAAGAACGCCTGTTGCCGCTGGATTCGGCCGAGGTCACCGCCCGGCACGCCGATCCGCTGTCGCACGAACGCGAGCGCGTCCACGCCCTCGATGGTCTGCACCCCGGCGGGGAGGTCGATGCCGGACTTCGCTTCCTTGACCGGCTCCTTGAGGCATACCTGAACGCCTTCGACGGCTTTGGTGATCTCGTAGAAGCTCGCCAGGTTCACCTCGGCGTACCGGTCGATCATGCCGGGCCTGCCGATGAGGTTCTCGATGGTGGCGATGAGGTTCTTGCGGCCCGCGACCTTGGCCTGCTCCTGGACGACCTTGTCGTCGGTCTCCCCCTGCGCGACCAACGTGTTGGCCGTCTCGTTGTAGGCGAAGGCGAACGCGCTGTTGATCCGGCTGTTGCCGTAGCCGCCCGCGATCTCGACATACGAGTCGCGGGGGAACGAGATGGCGGTGGCGCTCGTGCCGTCCTGAGGGATGTGCACGAGGATCATCGTGTCGGTCTGCTTGTCGCCCTGCTCGACACCGGCGTGGAGCTTGGCGAGCACTTCCGGCGGCAGCGGATTGCCCTGCGCGTCGGTGCGGCTGTCGATGCCGACGAGGAGGATGTCGACGGCGCCGTCGAGGGGTGGGGCGCCGTCCTCCTTGTCGTCGAACAGGTCCGTGGTGGTCAGGTTGGACTGCGCCGAACTCAGGACCTGCCACCCGTAGAAGGTGAGTGACAGCACCGTCACGGACAGGAGTGACACGAAGGTTCGCCACCCGGCCAGTCCGATGGTGCCGAGCCGGGACCTGCGTGCTCCCGGTGCATCGACCTGCTCCCGTGCACCGTCGGTCACGTGCTGCTCCTCCCCAGTGATGTGATCCGGCGCCAGGTTACTGTCGCCTCCGGCATCAAGACGCGTTCGAGATCGAAAACGTTGCTTTGCTGTTGTGTTCGGTCGCGCTGAGTTCGCTCGCGTCGCGTTCGGTTGTCTTCGGTCGCGCGGCCCGCGCATGGCACACTGCGGATCGGAGCACGTTTACGGGAGGACGCGATGCGAGTACTGGTCACCGGTGGCGCGGGATTCATCGGGTCGCACTATGTGCGGCAGGCCCTTTCCGGGGAGTACGCAGCGTTGCGTGACGCGGAGATCGTCGTCCTCGACAAGCTGACGTACGCGGGCAGTAGGAGCAACCTCGACCCCGTGGCGGACAGTCCGAGGTTGCGGTTCGTCCGGGGTGACATCTGCGATCCCGCCGTGGTCGTCGAGGCCATGGCAGGTGTGGACCTCGTGGTGCACTTCGCCGCCGAGTCGCATGTGGACCGTTCGATCCTCGGTGCGGCGGACTTCGTGCTCACCAACGTGCTCGGCACCCAGACGTTGTTGCAGGCCGCGCTGGACGCGGGCGTCGGCAGGTTCGTGCACGTGTCGACGGACGAGGTGTACGGCTCGATCGAGCGGGGCTCGTGGTCGGAGGACCACGTGCTGGAGCCGAACTCGCCGTACTCGGCGTCGAAGGCGTCGTCGGATCTCGTCGCGCGTTCGTTCCACCGCACCTACGGCCTGCCGGTGTGCATCACTCGGTGCTCGAACAACTACGGTCCGTACCAGTTCCCGGAGAAGGTCATCCCGCTGTTCGTCACGAACCTGCTCGACGGCAAGTCCGTTCCCCTCTACGGCGACGGTCTCAACGTTCGTGACTGGCTGCATGTGGATGATCACTGCCGGGGTATCCAGCTCGTGGCCGAAGGCGGCCGTCCCGGCGAGATCTACAACATCGGGGGCGGCACCGAACTGACCAACCGGGAACTGACCGAGCGGTTGCTCGCCGCCGTGGGCGTCGGCTGGGAGATGGTGGAGCGGGTCGAGGACCGCAAGGGGCACGACCGGCGGTATTCGGTGGACATCACGAAGATCAGCCGCGAGCTCGGGTACAGCCCGAAGGTGGACTTCGAGACCGGTCTCGCCGACACTGTGCGCTGGTACGCGGACAACCGGCAGTGGTGGGAGCCGCTCAAGGAACGCGCAGCCCTGGCCGCGGGGTGAGCCGCACCCGCGCGTGCCCGCGAGAGGAAGGTCAGTCGGCGCCGGTCAACCGGCCGACACGAGGCGGAGGGTGGCGATGAGTCGATCGAACGGCGCGGGCCTGGCGGTACTGGTACCGGGAGGCGGCGGGCAGCTCGGCCGCGACCTGGTCGCGGTGGGCGACGCGCTCGGCGACCGAGTAGAGGTGGTCGCTCCCTCCTCCGCCGAGCTGGACATCACGGAACCCGGGGCGGTGGTGGAGGCGGTCGCCGACCTCGCCGCCGGGGCGGCGCAGGCGGGACGGCGCGCGGTGGTGGTCAACGCCGCCGCCTACACGGCGGTGGATGCCGCGGAGGAGAACGAGGAGGCCGCTTTCGCCGTGAACGCGGACGGACCGAGGGTGCTCGCGGCCGTGTGCTCGTCGCGCGGGGTGCCGCTGGTGCACGTCTCCACCGACTACGTGTTCTCCGGCGACGCCGCACGGCCGTACGAGCCCGGCGACCCGTTGGGCCCGCGCAGCGCATACGGCCGCACGAAGGTGGCGGGTGAGGACGCCGTACTCGGTTCCGGTGCGCTCGCCTGGGTGGTGCGCACGGCGTGGTTGTACGGCGCGTCCGGCCGCAACTTCGTGAACACGATGATCGAGCTGGAGTCCACACGCGACACCTTGTCCGTTGTGGACGACCAGGTCGGAAGTCCCACGTACTCGGCCGACCTCGCGCGAGGACTGCTGGAACTGGCCGGGCGGATCGCGACGGGACAGGGCCCGAGGTCCACCGTGCTGCACTACACGAACTCGGGTGAGACCACCTGGTGCGGCCTGGCACGCGCGGTGTTCTCCGAACTCGGTGCCGATCCGCAGAGGGTGCGGCCGTGCGCGACCGAGGAATTCCCTCGGCCCGCTCCGCGTCCGACGTACTCGGTGTTGTCCACCGCGTCGTGGACCGAGGCAGGGTTGCCGTCACCACGCCCATGGCGTGACGCGCTCACGGCGTTCTTCGCCGACGTACGGGCTCAGGACTCCACCGCGCGGCGGTAGGCCGCGAGCGTGGTCTCCGCGCACCGGCGCCAGGTGAAGCCCGCCGCGTGCGCCCTACGGGTCGCCGACGCCGAGGCGGCGTGCGGCTGCGCGACAGCCTGTCGAAGTGCGTCGGCGAGCGCGTCGACATCTCCGTACGGCACCAGGTGCGCGAGGCCGCCCGACACCTCGCGCAGGGTGGGCACGTCGGTGCACACCACGGGTACGTCACACGCCATCGCTTCGAGGACGGGAAGCCCGAACCCCTCGTCGCGAGAGGGCAGCACGAGTGCCGACGCACCCGCCACAACGCGCTGCAGATCCACATCGGACAGATAGCCGACGTGTCTCGTGCGTGGGCTGTGGGGGAATCGACCGGGACCCGCGAAGACCAGGGGTGGAAGTTCCGGAGCGGATTCGTGGGCCCGCAACAGCCAGTCGAGTCCCTTGCGCGGTCCCGGAGCTCCCGCGAACAACAGGTACTCCTCAGGGAGGCCGAATTGCCGCCGTTTGTCCTCAGTGGGCGGTCGCCCGGTGAACCACCCCGCGTCGACACCGAGGGGGGTCACCTCGATCTTGGCGCGGTCGACGTCGAGGCGTTCGGCCACCGAATCCGCCACGGCGGCCGTGGGGGTACAGATCACGTCGGCCTGCGCCGCGCCGCGCCGGACCAGGTCCGGAAGCCGCCGGTCACTCGGAGCGAGCTCCTCGGGAGCGTCGAGGAACGCCAGGTCGTGGATGGTCAGCACCCGTGCGGCCCGCACGGTGCCCGGCAGGACGAAGTTGGTGCCGTGCACGACGTCCGTCAGCCCCGCGAACGCCTCGACGGGAGGGAGGTTCGACCTGAGCCAGCAGGTGCGCAGCAGCCGTGCCGCGACGGGCATCCCCCGGGCACGGACCCCGTGCGGAAGCGCCGACCGGAGTCCGCGCCACCCGCGTAGTGTGAACGCCACAGCCCGAGTGTCCACAGCAGACATGGAGGCCAGGGCCTCGGACAGCGAGGCCGTGTAGCGGCCGATGCCGGTGCGGTGCCCGAGCAGCGGTGTGCCGTCGAGCAGCACGCGCAGTCGCCTAGCCACGGCGCAGCCCCTGGCGGGCGACCTTCCGGACGCGGCCCGCCACGCGGCGGGCGAGCTCCGACGGACCGCCTTCGGTGAGGTACGACCTGACCAGTTCCAGGTCGCGGCGCACCAGCTCCACCTTGCCCAGCGGCGGAGCCGGGGCGAGGTGGTCCGCACCGGGAAGGCGGTCGGCCGCGGGGCGCGGGTCGCGGCAGAACTCCACGAGCGGTCGAAGCACGTTCGGCCACGTGAACTGCTCCGCCACGGCCGCCATGCGATCGCGGCAGGCCTGCGCGAACTCGGTGTCGTACAGGCAGCGGTCCAGCGCGTCGGCCAGTGCCCGCGGGTCTTCCGCGGGCACCACGACGCCGAGGCGTTCCTCGCGGACCAGGTCGGCGAACGCGTCGCCGTCGGTGGTGACGATCGGCAGGCCGGCCCAGAGATAGTCGAGCACCCTGGTGCGGAACGCGAACATCGTCTCGACGTGCTCGTGGTGCGTGGTGACGCCGCAGTCGGCGTCCAGCAGCCAGTTCTGCCGCTCGTCGTAGGGCACCCACTGCTCGTTGAAGAACACGTGCTTGCCGGTGAGTCCGAGGTCCTCGGCCAGCCGCCGCGTGCGCGCGGCGATGTCCATCTCGCCGACCTCGGGGTTCGGGTGCTTCATGCCGAGGAACACCAGACGCGCGTCGGGGCGGTCCTCGCTGAGGATCCCGAGGGCCCGCACGAGGGTGAGCGGGTCGAACCAGTTGTACACGCCGCCCGCCCACAGCACGACGCGGTCGTCGGCGGCGAGGCCGAGCGTGGACCGCAGCCCGGGACCCGTACGGCGGGGCGGCTCGGGGGACAGGCCGAACGGCACCACGGCCAGCAGCGACCGGGTGGTCGGGTCGGCGTCGTAGAGGCGGGGCGACAGCCTGCCGAGCGCGGTGAGATGGCCCAGCCACAGGTGCCGCTGCCGTTCGGACGCGCACAGGAAGAAGTCGCCGCGTTCCAGTTGGGCGTCGAGCACGCGGGTGACCCCGGCGAGGTCGGCCTCACGCCGGTCGTCGGGAGTGTCCTTGCCCTGTTCGAGCAGTTCGAGGTGCATGGGGTCGTAGACGTCGCAGACGACGATCTTGTGTGCGTACTCGCGTTTCAGCGAGGGTGCCAGTTCCAGGACGTGGCCCTGGAGGATCACGATGTCGGCCCACGCGACGTGCTCGACGAGATCGCGCCTCGTCGACCCGGTGACGGTGAACGGTGCCGGGGGCGGGTCGACCACCGGGTTGACACTCACCAGCCGCACGTCGTGCTCGCCCGCCAGCACGGAGGCGATGTTCCAGGCCCGGATGGCGGGCCCCGCCATCCGGCTGGTCAACGCGTCGCCGGTGATGACGCAGATCGTGCGGCGTCTGCCGAACGTGCGTTCGATGCCGAAGACCTCGGTCAGGATGTCGTGCGCGGCCAGGTAGCGCGGCAACGGGTACGCGGGTTCGAGCGCCTTGCGCAGCAGCGGCAGCAGGTCGGCGTCGGTGCGGACGCGCCTGGCCTGCTCCTCGGCCCTCGCGCGTCGCAACGACGGCAGGCGGTCCACGAACGCGTCGACGGCGAGCACGCCCGCCAGCGCACCCCGCGACACCGGGACCGGGGAGACCTCGGGCGGCCCCACGCCGGATGCCAGGTCGAGCTGTGTCGGATCGAGCTCGCCGCGCGCGGTGGCCCGCCGCACGGTCAGGGCCAGCGCCGCGGGCAGCACCGACGCCAGCGTCTCGTCGGACAGGTTCTTGTAGAGCGCGCAGAGTGCGTTGCGCTCCAGCAGGAACGTCTCCCGCCCGCTGTCGGGGCTGTCCACTGCGGACATCGTGCCGTGGTGGCGGTGGTAGGCGATCGAGCCGGGCACGTAGCGCACCCGCCAGCCGCGCAGGTTGAGCCGCCACCCGAGGTCGACGTCCTCGTAGAACATGAAGAAGTCTTCGTCGAACCCGCCCAGCTCCGCGAACACGCTCGCGCGCACGAACATGGCCGACCCGGTGGCGAACAGGACGTCCTTGGCGACGTCGTGCTCGGCTTCCGGCAGGTCGGCGATCGGGGTGTCGGCATGGCGTTTGTATCCCATGCCGAACCACGTCAGCCCGCCGTCCACGAAGTCGGCGCGCTCGCCGTCGAGGTCCAGCACCTTGCTCGCGACCGCCCCGACGGTCGGCTCCTCGCGCAGTACCTCCACGGCGGCGTCGATCCAGCGCGGATGCGGCCGGGCGTCGTTGTTGAGGAACGCCAGCACCGTGCCGTTCGCGTGGCGGGCGCCGAGGTTGCAGCCCCCCGCGAAACCGAGGTTGCGGTCGGAGGGCACGACCCACGCGGCGGGCACGGCAGCCCTGATGCGGTCGGCGTCGTCGCCGGGCGAGGCGTTGTCGACGCAGACGATCTCCAGGCGTGGATGGTCCAGTTCGGTGAGCGCGCGCAGGCACGCGATGGTGTCCTCGGCTCCCCGGTAGTTCACCACGACGACCGAGACCAGCGGAGTCGTGTTCCGTGCCGTATCCCCCTGGGCCAACAGAGCTCCTTCCCGCCCGCGCAAGACTACTGGCCTGCCCACCGGCGCCAGACGTCACCTCGGCCGAGCACACTCCGTCGCCGCACCTCCGCGCGCTGCCGCAGCGTCGCGGGCAGCCGGAGGGCGACGTCGGCCAGCACCCGGCAGCGCAGCGACGCCCGGAAGTTCGCGGCATTCGGAACCGCCCCACGCCGGACCCGCCGTAGCGGCAGCACGGCCGTCAGCGCCGTGAACCGCGCCAGTTGCCGTGCGGCCACCGTCGTGGGCGCGCACCGCAGCAACGTCAACAGCCGGTTGCGCTCGTTCCAGCGGTGGAACCGTGCGGAGCCGGGCCGGGTGCTGGCCCCGTGCCGGTGGACGACCACCGCGTCCGCCGCCACGGCGACGTCGTACCCGGCGAGCCTCAGCCGCCACGCGGTGTCGGTGTCCTCGTAGTAGCAGAAGAAGTCGGCGGGCACGCCGCCGATCGCGCGTAGCACGTCGGCTCGCAGCAGCACCGCACCGCCGCAGAAACCGAACGGGCGGCGTGGCTCGGTCAGGTCGGCGCCGTGCCCGTCGGCGGTCAGACGCACCCCGAACGACTGCACCCCACCGTCGGCGTGCCGCAGCAGCGAGCCGACGGCCCCGAGCCTCGGGCCGGCGAGCAACGCGTCCTCCAGGGCGGAGAGCCACCCCGACTCCGGCACGGCGTCGTCGTTCAACCAGGCCACCAGTGGTGTCTCCACCCGCGCGAGCGCCGCGGCCACCCCGCCCGCGTAGCCGGTGTTGCGGGGAAGCCGGAGCACCCGCGGGCGGCTGGGGTGCCGAGCCAACAGGGCCGCCGTCCCGTCGTCGGACGCGTTGTCGATCACAAGTGTTCGATGTGGACGGTCCTGCGCGGCGAGGCCGTCGAGACAGTCGGTGATGTGCTCCGCGCCGCGCCAGGTGACCACCACGACGGTGGTGGCGGGGTCCGAAGAGGTGGAAGACGTGGCTGACGTGGCTGACGTGGCGCGGGTCGGCACCGGGGCAGGATAGCCCGCGCGGCGGCGGCAGAATGGCCGCGTGCCGGAACTCGTGGTCGTCGCCGAGCAGCTGCTCGCTCCCGTGCCGGGTGGTACCGGCCGGTACACCGCGCAACTGCTGCGGGCGCTGGCCGCCACCGCGCCGCGCGGCTGGACGGTGTCCAGTGTCGTGGCCAGGCACGCGGAGGTGGAGGTCGCCAGGGTCGACGGTGTCGCGGGCCCCAGGGTG encodes:
- a CDS encoding TIGR03089 family protein, which codes for MSLTEHLLRPLLSASAGRPVITHYDDADGSRIELSVATLANWAAKTANWLVEEFDVEPGDEVAVDLPAHWQTAGVLLGAWWCGAHVVADPAEAVVAFVGPDADGSAARSTAVVALDPLGRGLTTAAPDGAFDYLTEARTCGDDFSPVLPVDGDTPALLGTTIDDLSNLVRERAAVLGIGEGDRVLSTRVWTLPDGVVDALLAPIAVGAHVVQVTNPDPARTQAHRDAERVTVDLA
- a CDS encoding glycosyltransferase family 2 protein, which codes for MPTRATSATSATSSTSSDPATTVVVVTWRGAEHITDCLDGLAAQDRPHRTLVIDNASDDGTAALLARHPSRPRVLRLPRNTGYAGGVAAALARVETPLVAWLNDDAVPESGWLSALEDALLAGPRLGAVGSLLRHADGGVQSFGVRLTADGHGADLTEPRRPFGFCGGAVLLRADVLRAIGGVPADFFCYYEDTDTAWRLRLAGYDVAVAADAVVVHRHGASTRPGSARFHRWNERNRLLTLLRCAPTTVAARQLARFTALTAVLPLRRVRRGAVPNAANFRASLRCRVLADVALRLPATLRQRAEVRRRSVLGRGDVWRRWAGQ
- a CDS encoding glycosyltransferase, producing the protein MAQGDTARNTTPLVSVVVVNYRGAEDTIACLRALTELDHPRLEIVCVDNASPGDDADRIRAAVPAAWVVPSDRNLGFAGGCNLGARHANGTVLAFLNNDARPHPRWIDAAVEVLREEPTVGAVASKVLDLDGERADFVDGGLTWFGMGYKRHADTPIADLPEAEHDVAKDVLFATGSAMFVRASVFAELGGFDEDFFMFYEDVDLGWRLNLRGWRVRYVPGSIAYHRHHGTMSAVDSPDSGRETFLLERNALCALYKNLSDETLASVLPAALALTVRRATARGELDPTQLDLASGVGPPEVSPVPVSRGALAGVLAVDAFVDRLPSLRRARAEEQARRVRTDADLLPLLRKALEPAYPLPRYLAAHDILTEVFGIERTFGRRRTICVITGDALTSRMAGPAIRAWNIASVLAGEHDVRLVSVNPVVDPPPAPFTVTGSTRRDLVEHVAWADIVILQGHVLELAPSLKREYAHKIVVCDVYDPMHLELLEQGKDTPDDRREADLAGVTRVLDAQLERGDFFLCASERQRHLWLGHLTALGRLSPRLYDADPTTRSLLAVVPFGLSPEPPRRTGPGLRSTLGLAADDRVVLWAGGVYNWFDPLTLVRALGILSEDRPDARLVFLGMKHPNPEVGEMDIAARTRRLAEDLGLTGKHVFFNEQWVPYDERQNWLLDADCGVTTHHEHVETMFAFRTRVLDYLWAGLPIVTTDGDAFADLVREERLGVVVPAEDPRALADALDRCLYDTEFAQACRDRMAAVAEQFTWPNVLRPLVEFCRDPRPAADRLPGADHLAPAPPLGKVELVRRDLELVRSYLTEGGPSELARRVAGRVRKVARQGLRRG
- the rfbB gene encoding dTDP-glucose 4,6-dehydratase, whose product is MRVLVTGGAGFIGSHYVRQALSGEYAALRDAEIVVLDKLTYAGSRSNLDPVADSPRLRFVRGDICDPAVVVEAMAGVDLVVHFAAESHVDRSILGAADFVLTNVLGTQTLLQAALDAGVGRFVHVSTDEVYGSIERGSWSEDHVLEPNSPYSASKASSDLVARSFHRTYGLPVCITRCSNNYGPYQFPEKVIPLFVTNLLDGKSVPLYGDGLNVRDWLHVDDHCRGIQLVAEGGRPGEIYNIGGGTELTNRELTERLLAAVGVGWEMVERVEDRKGHDRRYSVDITKISRELGYSPKVDFETGLADTVRWYADNRQWWEPLKERAALAAG
- the rfbD gene encoding dTDP-4-dehydrorhamnose reductase; protein product: MSRSNGAGLAVLVPGGGGQLGRDLVAVGDALGDRVEVVAPSSAELDITEPGAVVEAVADLAAGAAQAGRRAVVVNAAAYTAVDAAEENEEAAFAVNADGPRVLAAVCSSRGVPLVHVSTDYVFSGDAARPYEPGDPLGPRSAYGRTKVAGEDAVLGSGALAWVVRTAWLYGASGRNFVNTMIELESTRDTLSVVDDQVGSPTYSADLARGLLELAGRIATGQGPRSTVLHYTNSGETTWCGLARAVFSELGADPQRVRPCATEEFPRPAPRPTYSVLSTASWTEAGLPSPRPWRDALTAFFADVRAQDSTARR
- a CDS encoding LCP family protein, whose product is MDEGEARPADDADAVEGASGHREDEPDSADEPTGEGHEPDTRGDDEADTAVEPSERVHSGAETAREVASRRRGRRAVRAAVRSAVALLSVVALGVTGYAYSTLDALQDNVTTTDALRVNADAPDDEPPPPEDDGATDILLVGTDSRTDMEGNPLPAHVLRQLRTESNPGISTDTLIILRIPHDGSSPTGISIPRDTWVTVPGGESAKINSVYGQAKYKAEGGLRAEGVTDRSELERESDQAGRTALVRTVQKFTQVRIDHYAEVNLLGFYLLTETLGGVKVCLNNATSDPDSGADFAAGVQTVSGGEALAFVRQRKNLPRGDLDRIQRQQAFLASALNKVLSAGTLTDTDRMEKLADTLRKSLVLDSDLDLLKFAQQTRGIASGDFSFVTIPVVDIAAWSPDGEQSIVQVDVEEVRRFVAGAVSEDEPPAKEPSGGGSAPQALQAGDEEITTDSVPCVN
- a CDS encoding glycosyltransferase family 4 protein, translating into MARRLRVLLDGTPLLGHRTGIGRYTASLSEALASMSAVDTRAVAFTLRGWRGLRSALPHGVRARGMPVAARLLRTCWLRSNLPPVEAFAGLTDVVHGTNFVLPGTVRAARVLTIHDLAFLDAPEELAPSDRRLPDLVRRGAAQADVICTPTAAVADSVAERLDVDRAKIEVTPLGVDAGWFTGRPPTEDKRRQFGLPEEYLLFAGAPGPRKGLDWLLRAHESAPELPPLVFAGPGRFPHSPRTRHVGYLSDVDLQRVVAGASALVLPSRDEGFGLPVLEAMACDVPVVCTDVPTLREVSGGLAHLVPYGDVDALADALRQAVAQPHAASASATRRAHAAGFTWRRCAETTLAAYRRAVES
- a CDS encoding LCP family protein translates to MTDGAREQVDAPGARRSRLGTIGLAGWRTFVSLLSVTVLSLTFYGWQVLSSAQSNLTTTDLFDDKEDGAPPLDGAVDILLVGIDSRTDAQGNPLPPEVLAKLHAGVEQGDKQTDTMILVHIPQDGTSATAISFPRDSYVEIAGGYGNSRINSAFAFAYNETANTLVAQGETDDKVVQEQAKVAGRKNLIATIENLIGRPGMIDRYAEVNLASFYEITKAVEGVQVCLKEPVKEAKSGIDLPAGVQTIEGVDALAFVRQRIGVPGGDLGRIQRQQAFLSGLARKMLSSDILLSPTRLADVIEAVQKSVVLSEDWDLLEFANQMRGLTGGNIEFRTIPIVGDARINGAAVLEVDPAQVQAFVDELIPQEPEGDPRMDAPEKVPGAEAYAVDIYNGTGDPAVGDATRSLLAGQGFGGDSYASMDPLSSTVIYHAQGEQAGGELLRQALGGNLAVVLDPQLPAGTLAVHLGTDFTLPESTNQVMADSSQVERLLTNAPARQQTDAESIETAEDEPITAGGVPCIH